A section of the Mesobacillus jeotgali genome encodes:
- the lepB gene encoding signal peptidase I — translation MAEKKKNELWEWTKALLIAVVLAAVIRYFLFAPIVVDGLSMMPTLHDQDRMIVNKLSYKIGEPERFDIIVFHAPENKDYIKRVIGLPGDKIEYKNDTLYVNGKAYEEPYLEEYKKQVIDGPLTDPFTLEEKIGTETVPEGHLFVMGDNRRFSKDSRHIGTVPFEKVLGKTNVIYWPIEDIRTID, via the coding sequence CGCTTCTCATTGCTGTAGTACTAGCAGCAGTGATTCGATACTTTTTATTTGCACCAATAGTGGTGGATGGATTATCGATGATGCCGACTCTCCATGACCAGGATCGGATGATCGTTAATAAGCTAAGCTATAAAATCGGAGAGCCTGAAAGATTTGATATCATTGTTTTTCACGCACCCGAGAACAAGGATTACATAAAAAGAGTGATTGGCCTGCCTGGGGATAAGATAGAATATAAAAATGATACGCTATATGTGAATGGCAAAGCATATGAAGAACCATACTTGGAAGAATATAAAAAACAGGTGATCGATGGTCCGTTGACTGATCCATTCACGCTAGAAGAGAAGATTGGAACAGAAACAGTCCCTGAAGGCCATCTTTTCGTAATGGGTGACAATCGCCGATTCAGCAAGGACAGCCGGCACATTGGCACTGTACCGTTCGAAAAGGTGCTGGGAAAAACCAATGTCATCTACTGGCCAATTGAGGATATTAGAACAATAGACTAG